Proteins from one Nyctibius grandis isolate bNycGra1 chromosome 2, bNycGra1.pri, whole genome shotgun sequence genomic window:
- the ATP5PO gene encoding ATP synthase subunit O, mitochondrial: MAAAGLSLRVRQLSTSAARPVSRLVKPPIQVYGLEGRYATALYSAATKQKKLDQVEKELSRVWTLLKDPKLSSIVMNPHTKSTVKQKAVNDALAKEKMSPITVNLMNLLAENGRLRYTPDIVSAFGKIMSAYRGEVLCTVTTAQPLDDASLTELKSALSGFLAKGEVLKLETKTDPSILGGMIVNIGEKYVDMSTKSKIQKLTKIMRESV; the protein is encoded by the exons atggcggcggcggggctctCCCTGAGG GTGCGGCAGCTGAGCACGTCGGCGGCGAGGCCGGTCTCCAGGCTGGTCAAG CCGCCCATCCAGGTGTACGGGCTGGAAGGGCGCTACGCCACCGCGCTGTACTCTGCCGCCACCAAGCAGAAGAAGCTGGACCAGGTGGAGAAGGAGCTGAGCCGAGTGTGG ACTCTCTTGAAGGACCCCAAGTTATCCAGTATTGTTATGAACCCTCATACCAAGAGCACAGTTAAACAAAAAGCTGTGAACGATGCCTTAGCAAAAGAGAAGATGTCCCCTATTACTGTCAACCTGATGA ACTTGCTTGCTGAAAACGGTCGCTTGCGTTACACTCCAGACATCGTTTCTGCGTTTGGGAAGATCATGAGCGCGTACCGAGGAGAAGTGCTGTGCACAGTCACCACTGCACAG CCCTTGGATGATGCCAGCCTTACTGAGCTAAAAAGTGCCCTGAGTGGATTCTTGGCTAAGGGAGAGGTCTTGAAGCTGGAGACCAAG ACTGATCCGTCAATCCTCGGTGGCATGATTGTCAATATTGGGGAGAAGTACGTGGACATGTCAACAAAGTCAAAGATCCAGAAACTCACCAAAATCATGAGAGAGAGTGTCTAG